In Pseudomonas putida, a genomic segment contains:
- a CDS encoding DUF1127 domain-containing protein, with product MGGMSDVRLQLLARELEAEQHNQVFDAPVGLGRWGLMLHRWHTRRALLELSDDALCDIGLSKEQARTEGRKPFWKD from the coding sequence ATGGGTGGCATGAGCGATGTGCGATTGCAATTGTTGGCCAGGGAACTGGAAGCCGAGCAGCACAACCAGGTCTTCGACGCGCCGGTGGGGCTTGGGCGTTGGGGGCTGATGCTGCATCGCTGGCACACCCGCAGGGCGCTGTTGGAGTTGAGCGATGACGCGCTGTGCGATATCGGGCTGAGCAAGGAGCAGGCCCGTACAGAAGGGCGAAAACCCTTCTGGAAGGACTGA